A stretch of DNA from Vibrio palustris:
GAAGAATAAATTGTTTAATTCTCTGATTTATCTCTAACGGCTTTGATCAATACCGACGTATCCATACGACCATCTCCCTTCTGAGATAGTGATGTGTAATCATCAAAGACAGTTTGTGTTAAAGGTAAATGAATGCCTTGTTGCTGTGCTTCATCCAAACAGAAGCCGAGGTCTTTAATCATCCAATCAATGGCAAACCCAAAATCAAACTCATCTTTTGCCATGGTTTGTGCTCGGTTTTCCATTTGCCAAGATCCCGCGGCGCCATTTTTCAAACACGAAACTAAGGTCGCAACATCTAAACCCGATTTTTCAGCAATGAGTAAACCTTCGGACAGCCCTGTTAATGCACCCGCAATACAGACTTGATTAACCATTTTGGCGCGTTGTCCCTGGCCAACCTTCCCCATCAACGTTGACGAGCGCGCGTAAGCAGTCAAAATAGGTTGTAGAGTGTCGAACAATGCTGCTTCTGCGCCACACATTACCGTTAACACACCATTTTCTGCGCCGGCTTGACCTCCAGAGACGGGGGCATCCATAAAGGCAATATCGTATGCTTGCGCAGCTAAAT
This window harbors:
- a CDS encoding NAD(P)-dependent oxidoreductase; this encodes MKVSFIGLGVMGYPMAGHLVEKGFEVTVYNRTTQKAQQWAQTYPGNYAATIAECVKEADVVLMCVGNDDDVRSVTTAPDGALAAMKPGAILVDHTTTSATLAEELNLAAQAYDIAFMDAPVSGGQAGAENGVLTVMCGAEAALFDTLQPILTAYARSSTLMGKVGQGQRAKMVNQVCIAGALTGLSEGLLIAEKSGLDVATLVSCLKNGAAGSWQMENRAQTMAKDEFDFGFAIDWMIKDLGFCLDEAQQQGIHLPLTQTVFDDYTSLSQKGDGRMDTSVLIKAVRDKSEN